A single genomic interval of Oryza sativa Japonica Group chromosome 7, ASM3414082v1 harbors:
- the LOC4343419 gene encoding vascular-related unknown protein 1 encodes MEDLVSGSSVMRSAIISCSSTSEDQQAAAAAQAQPEESTWTDYFVDFMMSEEEKKSQEDHGASSYCSHGGDGVYGDCSDQKELEEEEGEEDSMISDAASCAPAAAALPDRYKELKKLKKKVFKALDHDDSLEDTASSPVNSPKVSALTQLELSPKRRCNTRDLTKEVGIGDDRGREGMDYADAMVEGVRFVDQSQKSVTPCGELKDKGLCLFPLSMLLHYHG; translated from the exons ATGGAGGATTTAGTTAGTGGCTCATCTGTGATGAGGAGTGCCATAATTAGCTGCAGTAGTACTAGTGAAGATCagcaagctgctgctgctgctcaagcTCAGCCGGAGGAGAGCACCTGGACCGACTACTTTGTGGATTTCATGATgtccgaggaggagaagaagagtcAAGAAGATCATGGTGCTTCTTCATACTGCTCCCATGGCGGAGATGGCGTCTATGGCGATTGCAGTGATCAgaaggagctggaggaggaggaaggagaggaagattCTATGATCTCCGACGCCGCGTCTTGCGCTCCCGCGGCTGCGGCGTTGCCTGATAGGTACAAGGAGttgaagaagctcaagaagaAGGTCTTCAAGGCCCTGGATCATGATGATTCCCTGGAGGATACCGCAAGCTCTCCAGTAAATAGCCCTAAG GTCAGTGCTTTGACACAGCTGGAATTGAGCCCTAAAAGGAGGTGCAATACCAGGGACCTAACcaag gAAGTTGGGATTGGAGATGATCGTGGAAGAGAGGGGATGGACTATGCAGATGCAATGGTAGAGGGGGTGAGGTTTGTTGATCAAAGTCAGAAGAGTGTAACTCCATGTGGAGAGCTAAAGGATAAGGGGCTTTGTTTGTTTCCTTTGTCCATGTTGCTACACTACCATGGATGA